Proteins found in one Mucilaginibacter gracilis genomic segment:
- the prfH gene encoding peptide chain release factor H, producing MKKMMIQITSGKGPAECCRVVACVQNLLMKQAKQQAIQIEVLENKAGELNGTLLSATMMATGHNLDAFVKDWTGTVQWIAQSPYRKYHKRKNWFVGVAAFDVKELMQWNVKDVKLETCRSSGPGGQNVNKVETAVRGTHLPSGLQVMAMDTRSQLENKKLCLARLEAKIKVWQTEQLIAQQQSQWQEHNALERGGPIKTIKQDLF from the coding sequence ATGAAAAAGATGATGATACAGATCACCTCAGGTAAAGGCCCTGCAGAATGCTGCCGGGTTGTAGCCTGCGTGCAAAACTTGTTGATGAAGCAGGCCAAACAGCAAGCCATTCAAATTGAAGTACTGGAAAATAAAGCCGGCGAATTAAATGGCACCTTACTATCTGCAACCATGATGGCAACCGGCCATAACCTGGATGCATTTGTAAAGGATTGGACTGGCACAGTACAATGGATAGCACAAAGCCCATATCGCAAATACCACAAGCGGAAAAACTGGTTTGTGGGCGTAGCCGCTTTTGATGTGAAGGAACTGATGCAATGGAACGTTAAAGATGTAAAGCTGGAAACCTGCCGCTCATCCGGCCCTGGTGGGCAAAATGTAAACAAGGTGGAAACTGCTGTGCGGGGAACCCATTTGCCATCGGGCTTACAAGTTATGGCGATGGACACCCGATCTCAGTTAGAAAACAAGAAACTTTGCCTGGCCAGACTGGAAGCAAAAATAAAGGTTTGGCAAACAGAACAACTGATAGCACAACAGCAGAGCCAGTGGCAGGAACATAATGCCTTAGAGCGGGGTGGTCCGATTAAAACGATAAAGCAAGATTTGTTTTAG
- a CDS encoding RtcB family protein produces the protein MGNLRTKDLSKIGYHNDQLRSLVIGIASKNFKHHSKQQLLDLLVSIKNDPEAFLDDELTSKIAEKVIGKTDAPLFKTYELRDEPVFCKTYGGKGIEQSAKKQMELANLLPVSVQGALMPDAHMGFGLPIGGVLATDNAVIPYAVGMDIGCRMALSIIDESDGFLKRFEYQIKQAIKNHTHFGMEGGLDVRQEHEVLDSPVFSEIPFLKPLRSKAVRQLGTSGNGNHFVEFGEIELLADNTLSLPAKKYTALLTHSGSRGLGSAIARHYTQIAMNTCKLPRHAQQLAWLDMNSEAGQEYWLTMTLAGDYAKACHERIHANLLKALGLKALHVVENHHNFAWKDQLADGREVIIHRKGATPAHKGELGIIPGSMTTPAYLVSGKGTGDALYSASHGAGRAMSRQKAKDSMTVSAMKKMLTNAGVTLIGGTVEENPLAYKDIETVIAAQSDLVDIEGKFYPRIVRMNKE, from the coding sequence ATGGGCAATTTAAGAACAAAAGATTTAAGTAAAATAGGTTACCATAACGATCAGCTGCGAAGCCTGGTTATTGGCATAGCCTCTAAAAATTTCAAACACCATAGTAAACAGCAATTGCTTGACCTGCTGGTGAGTATTAAGAACGATCCGGAAGCATTTCTGGATGATGAATTAACAAGCAAGATAGCCGAAAAGGTGATCGGCAAAACGGATGCGCCATTGTTTAAGACGTATGAACTGCGGGATGAACCGGTGTTTTGTAAAACTTATGGCGGAAAGGGTATTGAGCAATCAGCCAAAAAGCAAATGGAGCTGGCTAATCTTCTGCCCGTAAGTGTACAGGGTGCATTAATGCCCGATGCGCATATGGGGTTCGGTTTGCCTATCGGTGGCGTTTTAGCTACAGATAACGCAGTAATTCCTTACGCGGTAGGTATGGACATTGGTTGCCGCATGGCGTTGTCCATTATCGATGAGAGCGACGGCTTTTTGAAACGGTTTGAATACCAAATCAAACAAGCCATAAAAAATCACACTCATTTTGGTATGGAAGGTGGTTTAGATGTAAGACAGGAGCATGAAGTGCTGGACAGCCCTGTATTTAGCGAGATCCCATTTTTGAAACCGCTCCGAAGTAAAGCGGTTAGGCAATTGGGCACATCGGGCAATGGCAACCACTTTGTGGAGTTTGGCGAAATAGAATTATTAGCTGATAATACTTTAAGTTTACCCGCTAAAAAGTACACGGCTTTGTTAACACATTCAGGTAGTCGTGGATTAGGATCGGCAATAGCAAGGCATTATACGCAGATTGCCATGAATACTTGTAAACTGCCGCGCCATGCACAGCAATTGGCATGGCTGGATATGAACAGCGAGGCGGGTCAGGAATACTGGTTAACCATGACTTTGGCTGGCGATTATGCCAAAGCCTGTCATGAACGTATTCATGCTAACCTGCTAAAAGCATTAGGCTTGAAAGCTTTGCATGTGGTAGAGAACCATCACAACTTTGCCTGGAAAGACCAGTTGGCAGATGGCCGGGAAGTGATCATCCACCGAAAGGGAGCAACACCTGCTCATAAGGGCGAATTAGGTATTATCCCCGGTAGTATGACCACTCCCGCTTACCTGGTATCGGGCAAAGGAACCGGTGATGCTTTATATTCCGCGTCGCATGGCGCGGGGCGAGCCATGAGTAGGCAAAAGGCTAAGGACAGTATGACGGTGTCTGCTATGAAAAAAATGCTGACCAATGCCGGCGTTACCCTAATTGGCGGCACGGTCGAAGAGAACCCCTTAGCTTATAAGGATATCGAAACCGTGATAGCAGCGCAAAGCGATCTGGTTGATATCGAAGGCAAATTTTATCCACGTATTGTTAGAATGAATAAGGAGTAG
- a CDS encoding ISAs1 family transposase, whose translation MTTSLHNHFRWIPDPRTGNNKKHNLLEVIILSVLAVLCGAESWYEMEEFGKEKEDFLKQLLPLENGIPSHDTINRVFMLIDSALFEQCFRAWTAELSRGLEESGLSGEKELIAIDGKSICNSACKHQGLGALHLVSAWSGRNQLVLGQQKVDDKSNEITAIPALLSLLNIKGAVVSIDAMGTQKAIAEQIVESQGDYILALKQNQETLYEQVINQFNFKEDSYSQHLDKGHGRAEIRDCKVIHELNWVDEKENWKGIKTIIKITSERIIGDSHSIQDRYYISSLRADAAYFNQAIRAHWGIENQLHWQLDVGFGEDYNTTRNKQTAQNLAVVRKIALNILKADKTSKASLKAKRKMAGWNHKFLLSLIAKTNS comes from the coding sequence ATGACGACTTCACTTCACAATCATTTTAGATGGATACCTGATCCTCGTACAGGTAATAATAAGAAACACAATTTACTGGAAGTTATCATTTTGTCGGTATTGGCCGTTCTATGTGGTGCAGAAAGCTGGTACGAGATGGAAGAATTCGGGAAGGAGAAAGAAGATTTTTTAAAGCAGTTGCTGCCTCTTGAAAACGGCATACCCAGTCATGACACGATCAACCGGGTTTTTATGCTGATCGATTCGGCGCTTTTTGAACAGTGTTTTCGTGCCTGGACAGCGGAACTTAGCCGGGGTCTTGAGGAGTCGGGCCTGTCTGGCGAAAAGGAGTTGATCGCTATCGATGGAAAGAGCATCTGTAACAGCGCCTGCAAACACCAGGGGTTGGGGGCCTTGCATTTGGTAAGCGCCTGGTCGGGTCGTAACCAGTTGGTACTGGGGCAACAAAAAGTGGATGACAAGAGCAATGAGATTACGGCGATCCCAGCATTGTTATCGCTATTGAACATCAAAGGGGCGGTAGTAAGCATCGACGCAATGGGTACACAGAAAGCGATTGCTGAACAGATTGTCGAAAGCCAGGGCGATTATATCCTTGCTTTGAAACAGAACCAGGAAACACTTTATGAACAGGTAATCAATCAGTTCAACTTTAAAGAAGACAGTTACAGCCAGCACCTGGATAAGGGCCACGGGCGGGCGGAGATCAGAGACTGCAAAGTCATTCATGAACTTAACTGGGTTGACGAAAAGGAAAATTGGAAGGGAATAAAGACCATCATCAAAATAACCTCGGAAAGGATAATAGGTGACAGCCACTCCATACAAGACCGCTACTATATCTCCAGCCTCCGTGCTGATGCTGCCTATTTTAACCAAGCCATCCGCGCACATTGGGGCATTGAGAACCAATTGCACTGGCAGTTGGATGTCGGATTTGGCGAAGATTACAATACCACACGGAACAAACAGACCGCCCAAAACCTTGCCGTAGTCAGAAAGATAGCCCTAAATATCCTAAAAGCCGACAAAACCAGTAAGGCCAGCCTGAAAGCAAAAAGAAAAATGGCCGGGTGGAACCATAAATTTCTTCTTTCATTAATCGCTAAAACAAATTCCTAA
- a CDS encoding NUDIX hydrolase, protein MPTKQNIKVAVDAVVFGYTSKEGLSVLLIKRNIQPFKDTWALPGGLVGDDEALEDAIQRELKEETGVNINYLEQLYSFGKPGRDPRNRVISITYYGLVKPDAFELHADTDAADVGWFNIKKLPPLAFDHQEILNAAHERLKSKMLYQPVGFELLDERFPFSELEKLYMAVLDRPIDRRNFKKKITKFGFLEETTEKQALYGAGRPGNLFRFNEQKYFQQQKEGINFEI, encoded by the coding sequence ATGCCCACCAAGCAAAATATTAAAGTAGCCGTTGATGCCGTCGTATTTGGATACACATCCAAAGAAGGCTTGTCTGTACTTCTCATCAAACGTAATATACAGCCGTTTAAAGATACTTGGGCCCTTCCCGGAGGGTTAGTTGGTGACGATGAAGCATTAGAAGACGCTATTCAGCGTGAGCTGAAAGAGGAGACAGGCGTTAACATCAACTACTTAGAGCAACTTTACAGCTTCGGCAAGCCAGGGCGTGATCCGCGTAACCGGGTAATCTCAATCACTTATTATGGTTTGGTTAAACCTGATGCCTTTGAACTGCATGCCGATACCGATGCTGCGGACGTCGGCTGGTTCAATATAAAAAAGCTTCCTCCACTGGCTTTTGATCATCAGGAAATCTTAAATGCCGCGCATGAGCGTCTGAAAAGCAAAATGCTTTACCAACCGGTGGGCTTTGAACTGCTGGACGAAAGATTCCCCTTCTCAGAACTGGAAAAACTGTATATGGCTGTGCTCGACCGACCCATTGATCGGCGTAACTTTAAAAAGAAAATAACAAAATTTGGTTTTTTAGAGGAAACTACCGAAAAACAAGCCTTATACGGTGCCGGCCGCCCCGGTAATCTTTTCCGCTTTAACGAGCAAAAATACTTCCAGCAACAAAAAGAAGGTATCAACTTCGAGATATAA